In Marinitoga hydrogenitolerans DSM 16785, one DNA window encodes the following:
- a CDS encoding MBL fold metallo-hydrolase: MKLHKITENVLYIEDTTNIGIIKINESNDVLIVDSGSDNSKGRRIIKILKDNGYKIKYIINTHMHADHIGGNHFIQKHIPEVRIFALREELSMLEAPLYLPYFIYSGAYPLKDLRNKFLLAKPSKVTNIIEKEDTSIFIEENRIDLISLDGHTEFQKGILYENILFCGDALISEELLEKHKIPVNVNIKNAKETLLNLEETNFNFYLPSHGSLLNNIKYLAKLNYKRIVEIEEKILGFLDSEKTTEKIVSYLLYSYGLNITNATLYYLYNTTIMGFLSYLRDEKKIEPIIKNNSIFWKLK, translated from the coding sequence ATGAAATTACATAAAATTACTGAGAATGTGTTATATATTGAAGATACTACCAATATTGGAATTATAAAAATCAATGAATCTAATGACGTATTAATTGTAGATAGTGGAAGTGATAATTCAAAAGGAAGAAGAATAATAAAAATATTAAAAGATAATGGTTATAAAATAAAATATATAATAAATACACATATGCATGCTGACCATATTGGAGGTAATCATTTTATTCAAAAACATATACCAGAGGTTAGAATTTTTGCTTTAAGAGAAGAATTAAGTATGTTGGAAGCACCATTGTATTTACCATATTTTATTTATTCCGGTGCGTATCCTCTTAAAGATTTAAGGAATAAATTCCTACTTGCTAAACCATCTAAAGTTACAAATATTATAGAAAAAGAAGATACATCTATATTTATTGAAGAAAACAGAATAGATTTAATTTCATTAGATGGGCATACAGAATTCCAAAAAGGAATTTTGTATGAAAATATTCTTTTTTGTGGAGATGCTTTAATTTCGGAAGAATTATTAGAAAAACATAAAATTCCTGTAAACGTAAATATAAAAAATGCTAAAGAAACGCTTTTAAATTTAGAAGAAACGAATTTTAATTTTTATCTTCCATCTCATGGATCTTTATTAAATAATATAAAATACTTGGCCAAATTAAATTATAAAAGAATAGTAGAAATTGAAGAAAAAATATTAGGTTTTTTAGATTCGGAAAAAACAACTGAAAAAATAGTTTCTTATTTACTTTATTCTTACGGATTAAATATAACTAATGCAACTTTATATTATTTATATAATACAACAATAATGGGATTCTTAAGTTATTTGCGTGATGAAAAAAAGATTGAGCCTATAATAAAAAATAATTCAATTTTCTGGAAACTAAAATAA
- a CDS encoding AAA family ATPase, with amino-acid sequence MNRFEERDFFEKILNSNKKEVFILYGRRRIGKSFLLKEVSKNKNALYYTARKISPKEQLKIFSMKVGEFLNFGKINFENWEDAFRILFEFSKKENLILILDEFQYMVEKNQEMLSILQLLIDEFETSKIKLILCGSSISFMEGILSYNNPLYGRKTGNLMLNPIAFKDISLFIPNYDYHFLMIVYSIGSSKIEEKESNGKAKKITQR; translated from the coding sequence ATAAATAGATTTGAGGAAAGAGATTTTTTTGAAAAGATTTTGAATTCCAATAAAAAAGAAGTTTTTATATTATATGGCCGAAGAAGAATTGGGAAGAGTTTTTTATTAAAAGAAGTATCAAAAAACAAAAATGCATTATATTATACTGCAAGAAAAATTTCTCCAAAAGAACAGTTAAAAATTTTTTCAATGAAAGTAGGAGAATTTTTGAATTTTGGCAAAATTAATTTTGAAAACTGGGAAGATGCATTTAGAATTCTGTTTGAATTTTCAAAAAAAGAAAATTTAATTTTAATTTTAGATGAATTTCAGTATATGGTCGAAAAGAATCAGGAAATGCTTTCAATACTTCAATTATTGATTGATGAATTTGAAACTTCCAAAATCAAACTGATTTTATGCGGATCAAGCATAAGTTTTATGGAAGGTATTTTGAGTTATAATAACCCATTATATGGACGTAAAACAGGAAATTTAATGTTGAATCCTATTGCTTTTAAAGATATTAGTTTATTTATTCCAAATTATGATTATCATTTTTTAATGATTGTTTATTCAATAGGATCTTCAAAAATAG
- a CDS encoding DEAD/DEAH box helicase, with protein MGRRIIYGKTWWGKKWIEAMEKIDFNTNRLPRGKRYANKGAVLEIKINRKFDIVAKVQGTRSVPYKEKISLYKFTDEEINIIANILLETPYVSGQLMSGKLPEELYDVLKNEGINLFPSSWEEINAYCSCPDWANPCKHLAAVYYIIADELDKDPFLIFEMHGLKKEKLLKLAKIQSKKTKEKNIFEPIQKDNIDISKVIEPSVFFNQKVNIIDYLPESNLSIGKNVKSLLNKIYLKNSIYIENIKLSEEINPYFKESKFEFFYDVINPKIKITGFNPISKKENITFEDFFSYFEKIPLLIKNTDNEYSVFFKKTLSFVYNLVLYNSYAPFPEQVDKEKFYIKYLPLLSNESVKNYIEFLELIIPNNLILHKNKNFVVKKKEAVIYIISLFIKEITKRAFFSNNDYLKNKILTLFISDNIYTSTNFKEKQIYTYLKNYFSPFFFKNINYSLVIKISPFIENRYSLSLLIKNNKDLLEEPIKLSTFLNKIDDSIEKEEIFKQLGFISNLSETTKLLVKNNDIIITSEELSQLLFETKSILKTFGIELLLPKEMKKIIDVKPAIVVKSKKNIISFLSLKDLLKFDWKIAIGDDFLTLEEFKKLSGKANGIIKFKDKYINLNPEKVLNILKKIEETPKIKSNFEGLKILLSGEINNVQVFLDEKVKNIISEIKNIKNIKTPKTLKATLRNYQKKGYRWLKAHTEKGFGVCLADDMGLGKTIQVISVLLKDKENKELTKPALVICPTTLIGNWANEIEKFSPSLKYNIYHGSDRELDEKSDVLITSYGVIRRDLEKIKNKEWSYIILDEAQNIKNYLSKQSKAVKLLRAERRIALTGTPIENKLIDLWSIFDFLMPGYLGNISKFVDEYAIPIEKYNNEYKMESLKSIINPFLLRRLKTDKNIIKDLPEKIIFDQYVYLTKYQTTLYNEAVKIIDSINETDGIKREGIIFKLITSLKQICNHPSNYLKDNNFDYELSGKSKKLIDLLNEILENNEKAIIFTQYKEMGKILEKIIKNNLKISPLFFHGGLNRKMREDNILKFQNSHEFPVMIISLKAGGTGLNLTSASHVIHYDLWWNPAVENQATDRAYRIGQKKNVIVHRFITKNTFEEKINELLKAKEKLSGNILKMGEKWISELSDEELKKLFKFNKQR; from the coding sequence ATGGGAAGAAGAATTATATATGGTAAAACATGGTGGGGTAAAAAGTGGATAGAGGCTATGGAAAAAATAGATTTTAATACAAACAGATTGCCTAGGGGAAAACGGTATGCAAATAAAGGAGCTGTTCTTGAAATTAAAATAAATAGAAAATTTGATATTGTTGCTAAGGTTCAAGGAACAAGATCTGTACCATATAAAGAAAAAATCTCATTGTATAAATTTACAGATGAAGAAATAAATATAATAGCTAATATTTTACTAGAAACTCCATATGTTTCTGGTCAATTAATGTCTGGAAAATTACCCGAAGAACTTTATGATGTATTGAAAAATGAAGGAATAAATTTATTTCCGTCTTCATGGGAAGAAATAAATGCTTATTGTTCCTGTCCAGACTGGGCAAATCCCTGTAAACATCTTGCAGCTGTTTATTATATTATAGCTGATGAATTAGATAAAGATCCATTTTTGATATTTGAAATGCATGGATTAAAAAAAGAAAAATTATTAAAATTAGCTAAAATCCAATCAAAAAAAACAAAAGAAAAAAATATTTTCGAACCCATCCAAAAAGATAATATTGATATATCAAAAGTAATAGAACCATCTGTTTTTTTTAATCAAAAAGTTAATATAATTGATTATTTACCAGAAAGTAATTTATCCATTGGAAAAAACGTAAAATCATTATTAAATAAAATTTATTTGAAGAATTCTATTTATATTGAAAATATTAAATTATCTGAAGAAATTAATCCATACTTCAAGGAAAGTAAATTCGAGTTTTTTTATGACGTTATAAATCCCAAAATAAAGATAACAGGCTTTAATCCAATATCAAAAAAAGAAAATATTACATTTGAAGATTTTTTTTCATATTTTGAAAAAATTCCGTTATTAATAAAAAATACTGATAATGAATATTCTGTTTTTTTTAAAAAAACGTTAAGCTTTGTATATAACTTAGTTTTATATAACAGTTATGCTCCTTTTCCTGAACAAGTAGATAAAGAAAAATTTTATATAAAGTATTTACCTTTGTTATCAAACGAATCAGTTAAAAATTACATTGAATTTCTGGAATTAATTATTCCAAATAATCTAATTCTTCATAAAAATAAAAATTTTGTAGTAAAAAAGAAAGAGGCTGTAATATATATAATTTCACTCTTTATTAAAGAGATAACAAAAAGAGCTTTTTTTAGTAATAATGATTATTTAAAAAATAAAATTCTAACATTATTCATTTCAGATAACATATATACCTCTACAAACTTTAAAGAAAAACAAATATACACATATTTAAAAAATTATTTCAGTCCTTTCTTTTTTAAAAACATAAATTATTCGCTAGTTATAAAAATTTCACCGTTTATTGAAAATAGATATTCATTATCCCTTCTAATAAAAAATAATAAAGATTTATTAGAAGAACCTATAAAATTATCAACATTTTTAAATAAAATAGATGATAGTATAGAAAAAGAAGAGATTTTTAAACAACTTGGGTTTATTTCTAATTTGTCCGAAACTACAAAATTATTGGTAAAAAATAACGATATTATTATCACATCTGAAGAATTAAGTCAACTTCTTTTTGAAACAAAATCTATTTTAAAAACATTTGGTATTGAGCTTTTACTACCCAAAGAAATGAAAAAAATTATTGATGTTAAACCAGCAATTGTTGTAAAAAGTAAAAAAAATATTATAAGTTTTTTAAGTTTGAAAGATCTTTTAAAATTTGATTGGAAAATAGCCATAGGAGATGATTTTTTAACACTAGAAGAATTCAAAAAATTATCTGGAAAAGCCAACGGGATCATAAAATTTAAAGACAAATATATAAATTTAAATCCTGAAAAAGTGCTTAATATATTAAAAAAAATTGAAGAAACTCCTAAAATCAAATCCAATTTTGAAGGTTTAAAAATATTACTTTCTGGTGAAATTAATAATGTACAGGTTTTTTTAGATGAAAAAGTTAAAAATATAATATCAGAAATAAAAAATATAAAAAATATAAAAACCCCAAAAACGCTAAAGGCTACTTTGAGAAATTATCAAAAAAAGGGATATAGATGGTTAAAAGCGCATACAGAAAAAGGGTTTGGAGTTTGTTTAGCTGATGATATGGGACTTGGAAAAACTATACAGGTTATTTCTGTATTATTAAAAGATAAAGAAAATAAAGAGTTAACTAAACCAGCTCTTGTAATATGTCCAACAACATTAATAGGCAATTGGGCTAATGAAATAGAAAAATTCTCACCATCATTAAAATACAACATTTATCATGGTAGCGATAGAGAATTAGATGAAAAATCTGATGTATTAATAACTTCTTATGGAGTAATTAGACGCGATTTGGAAAAAATAAAAAATAAAGAATGGTCCTATATTATTTTAGATGAAGCACAAAATATTAAAAATTATTTATCAAAACAATCTAAAGCTGTTAAATTATTAAGAGCAGAAAGAAGAATAGCTTTAACGGGTACCCCTATAGAAAATAAACTAATTGATTTGTGGAGTATCTTTGATTTTTTAATGCCAGGATATTTAGGAAATATTTCCAAATTTGTTGATGAATATGCTATTCCTATAGAAAAGTATAATAACGAATATAAGATGGAATCTCTCAAGTCTATTATTAATCCATTTTTATTAAGACGACTTAAAACGGATAAAAATATTATTAAAGATTTGCCAGAAAAAATAATTTTTGATCAGTATGTTTATCTTACAAAATATCAAACAACATTATATAATGAAGCTGTAAAAATAATTGATAGTATAAATGAAACTGATGGAATTAAACGTGAAGGAATAATATTTAAATTAATAACTTCATTAAAACAGATATGTAATCATCCTTCAAATTATTTAAAAGATAATAATTTTGATTATGAGCTATCTGGAAAATCAAAGAAATTAATAGATTTATTGAATGAAATTCTCGAAAATAATGAAAAGGCTATAATATTTACGCAATATAAAGAAATGGGTAAGATCTTGGAAAAAATTATAAAAAATAATCTAAAAATATCTCCTTTATTTTTCCATGGAGGATTAAACAGAAAAATGAGGGAAGATAATATTTTAAAATTTCAAAATTCACATGAATTTCCTGTAATGATAATATCTCTAAAAGCTGGAGGGACTGGGTTAAATCTTACATCAGCATCACATGTAATACACTATGACTTATGGTGGAATCCAGCTGTGGAAAATCAAGCAACTGATAGAGCATATAGAATAGGTCAAAAGAAAAATGTAATCGTTCATAGATTTATTACAAAAAATACTTTTGAAGAAAAAATAAATGAATTACTTAAAGCAAAAGAAAAGTTAAGTGGGAATATTTTAAAAATGGGTGAAAAGTGGATTTCAGAACTTTCTGATGAAGAATTAAAAAAATTATTTAAATTTAATAAGCAAAGATAA